One Brassica napus cultivar Da-Ae chromosome C4, Da-Ae, whole genome shotgun sequence genomic region harbors:
- the LOC125585747 gene encoding uncharacterized protein LOC125585747, whose translation MTAPAPSRFRPPPDPPPCKLFWFESLSPTIPPDPPDPPDASSVLSLFRFLNAAASLSSHAFPKIQDLESHSPILMSRMRGGDTHHLSVGVSSFVSGRLCTAGCSLLYHRRTVWSPFRSCPDVLFQVCLGASLSVHYSVEWYETRVVWEALDMWLLVLICDVPMESFSLGSTLVLIEETLSMIFLLLKPVETSTFLLGVSCLEQSIFPIFPHVWSELDEQALLVLQGFSSQLVHFSAFEAVIVTL comes from the exons ATGACTGCTCCTGCCCCGTCGCGTTTCAGGCCTCCTCCCGACCCACCACCGTGTAAGCTTTTTTGGTTTGAATCTCTCTCTCCCACCATTCCGCCGGACCCACCAGACCCTCCCGACGCTTCCTCTGTTCTCTCTTTGTTTCGTTTCCTCAACGCCGCCGCCAGCCTTTCATCCCATGCGTTTCCCAAAATCCAAGATCTGGAATCTCATTCGCCAATTTTGATGAGTAGGATGAGAGGCGGAGACACTCATCACTTGTCTGTTGGTGTCTCATCTTTCGTCTCAGGGCGTTTATGTACTGCTGGATGCAGTTTGTTATACCACCGGCGCACAGTGTGGTCTCCTTTTCGATCATGTCCTGATGTTCTCTTCCAGGTTTGCCTCGGCGCTTCACTCTCGGTTCATTATTCTGTTGAATGGTATGAAACACGGGTTGTATGGGAGGCACTGGATATGTGGCTCCTGGTCTTAATTTGTGATGTTCCGATGGAGTCTTTCTCCTTAGGTTCTACTCTTGTGCTC ATTGAAGAAACACTATCTATGATATTCCTTCTGTTGAAGCCGGTTGAGACGAGTACTTTTCTCTTGGGTGTCTCCTGTCTGGAGCAGTCTATTTTCCCAATATTTCCTCATGTATGGAGCGAATTGGATGAACAAGCATTGCTGGTATTGCAAGGATTTTCCTCCCAGCTAGTGCATTTCTCTGCCTTTGAGGCAGTGATTGTGACCCTTTAG